The following are encoded together in the Acuticoccus sediminis genome:
- a CDS encoding replication initiator protein A translates to MASMEHPIFSLSTKPDHRSRRYEHGKSFVEVRPSPDGLATVHDRDVLIYCISQLIAALNEGRPVTRRVTLHAYDLLKATNRMTNGQAYEGLKAALRRLQGTQIETNIVTGGTEQFDVFGLIDRARIVRETREGRMQEIEITLSDWVFNAIESNEVLTLHRDYFRLRKPLERRLYELARKHCGMQAEWRISIELLQKKCGSASTPKEFRRLVSVIVQHDEAHSHMPDYQVRLKDDIVIFQRRASMRCGKATDDEPFEMPSLDPETFAAARKVAPGYDVYFLLQEWQSFAAEQGKPIKNPNKAFLGFCKQRHARAPLI, encoded by the coding sequence ATGGCTTCGATGGAGCATCCGATCTTCTCTCTCTCGACCAAGCCCGACCATCGAAGCCGCCGCTACGAGCATGGCAAGAGCTTTGTGGAGGTCCGTCCCTCCCCCGACGGGCTCGCAACGGTCCACGATCGCGACGTCTTGATCTACTGCATCAGCCAGCTCATCGCCGCGCTCAACGAGGGCCGGCCGGTGACGCGAAGGGTCACGCTGCATGCCTACGATCTCCTCAAGGCCACCAACCGGATGACCAATGGCCAAGCCTACGAGGGTCTCAAGGCGGCGCTGCGGCGGCTCCAGGGCACCCAGATCGAGACCAACATCGTCACCGGCGGCACCGAGCAGTTCGACGTCTTCGGCCTCATCGACCGGGCCCGCATCGTGCGCGAGACGCGCGAGGGGCGGATGCAGGAGATTGAGATCACACTGTCGGACTGGGTCTTCAACGCCATCGAATCGAACGAGGTTCTGACCCTCCACCGCGACTATTTCCGCTTGCGCAAGCCACTAGAGCGCCGCCTCTACGAGCTCGCCCGCAAGCACTGCGGCATGCAGGCCGAGTGGCGGATCTCGATCGAGCTTCTGCAGAAGAAGTGTGGCTCGGCGTCCACGCCGAAGGAGTTCCGTCGCCTCGTTTCGGTGATCGTCCAGCATGACGAGGCGCACAGCCACATGCCCGACTACCAGGTGCGCCTGAAGGACGACATCGTCATCTTCCAGCGCCGCGCTTCGATGCGCTGCGGCAAAGCGACGGATGACGAGCCGTTCGAAATGCCGTCTCTCGACCCCGAGACCTTCGCCGCGGCGCGCAAGGTAGCCCCGGGGTACGACGTCTATTTCCTGCTGCAGGAATGGCAGAGCTTCGCGGCCGAACAGGGCAAACCGATCAAGAACCCCAACAAGGCCTTTCTCGGCTTCTGCAAGCAGCGGCACGCGCGCGCGCCTCTGATTTGA
- a CDS encoding ParA family protein has product MKTIAFICQKGGTGKTTLAISLATEAVRSGLTAAIIDLDPQVSACEWGDLRAGEAPIVIDAQPARIEGVVERARDMDVDLLLVDTAGRTEQAALAAARVADLVLVPLQPSVVDLKTIRATNDLINLAGDKKRAAVLTRVKPFGNRHLETAAWLEGQGMPVCPATIGDRITFQDAYAQGQGANEIDPSGKAAAEVRQVYLYARKLIGLSSDERAEVAHA; this is encoded by the coding sequence ATGAAGACAATCGCCTTCATCTGTCAGAAGGGGGGGACCGGCAAGACGACCCTTGCCATCTCGCTCGCCACTGAAGCGGTCCGCTCCGGGCTGACCGCCGCCATCATCGATCTCGACCCGCAGGTCAGTGCCTGCGAATGGGGCGACCTTCGCGCCGGCGAAGCACCCATCGTAATCGACGCGCAGCCCGCGCGAATCGAGGGGGTCGTGGAACGCGCCCGAGACATGGACGTTGATCTTCTGCTGGTGGACACCGCCGGGCGCACCGAGCAGGCCGCGCTCGCCGCAGCACGGGTCGCCGACCTGGTGCTGGTGCCGCTGCAACCTTCCGTGGTCGACCTCAAGACGATCCGCGCGACCAACGACCTCATCAACCTAGCAGGCGACAAGAAGCGCGCGGCGGTACTGACGCGAGTCAAGCCGTTCGGCAACCGCCACCTCGAGACGGCAGCCTGGCTGGAAGGGCAGGGGATGCCGGTCTGCCCCGCCACCATCGGCGACCGCATCACGTTCCAGGACGCATACGCGCAAGGCCAGGGCGCCAACGAGATCGATCCCTCCGGCAAGGCCGCGGCGGAAGTACGACAAGTCTACTTGTATGCAAGAAAACTTATCGGCTTGTCGTCTGATGAACGCGCGGAGGTGGCCCATGCCTAA
- a CDS encoding type II toxin-antitoxin system RelE/ParE family toxin — MRRVVWAHSAVDDFADALTFIARSDPGAASSIADRIDDAVQRLEEHAVGRPGRISGTYEKPVRRTRYIIAYALEDEVLTILRIIHTARDWTEEGWPIEA; from the coding sequence GTGAGACGTGTCGTCTGGGCGCATTCGGCCGTCGACGATTTTGCTGACGCCCTTACCTTCATCGCGCGGAGCGATCCAGGCGCGGCATCGTCGATTGCCGATCGGATTGACGATGCCGTGCAGCGTCTTGAAGAGCACGCCGTCGGTCGCCCCGGCCGCATCAGCGGCACCTACGAGAAGCCTGTGAGGCGCACTCGGTACATCATCGCCTACGCGCTCGAGGATGAGGTGCTGACGATCCTGCGCATCATCCATACTGCACGCGACTGGACGGAGGAAGGCTGGCCGATCGAGGCATGA
- a CDS encoding ribbon-helix-helix domain-containing protein, which yields MPKPRRNIAAAMRDAAGSTRGTVQPFPSAAPAARETPLATSVEAISEAPPTRPAIQPSRQGTKAITGHYPPAVRYQLKLLAAEKGRTMEDMLAEGLNMLFAAHGKPEIAPASRKPPER from the coding sequence ATGCCTAAGCCCCGCCGCAACATTGCCGCCGCCATGCGCGATGCTGCCGGCAGCACCCGCGGGACGGTGCAGCCCTTTCCCTCCGCTGCGCCGGCCGCACGGGAGACGCCGCTTGCCACGTCAGTTGAGGCGATCTCCGAGGCGCCGCCGACAAGGCCGGCCATCCAGCCGAGCCGCCAAGGAACTAAGGCGATCACCGGCCACTATCCGCCGGCGGTGCGCTATCAGCTGAAGCTTCTGGCGGCCGAGAAGGGGCGCACGATGGAGGACATGCTGGCCGAAGGCCTCAACATGCTCTTCGCCGCCCATGGCAAGCCGGAAATCGCACCGGCGAGCCGCAAGCCTCCGGAGCGCTGA
- a CDS encoding CopG family ribbon-helix-helix protein, whose translation MSETLSVRVPDGTKEKLDRIGEASRRTRSFLASEAIASFIEREFALIEGLEAGLADMRAGDVLDHDEAMRRVRGAIAARPHK comes from the coding sequence ATGAGCGAGACGCTGAGCGTTCGGGTGCCGGACGGAACGAAGGAAAAGCTCGACAGGATCGGGGAGGCTTCGCGGCGAACGCGCTCCTTTCTGGCGAGTGAGGCGATCGCCTCCTTCATCGAGCGTGAGTTCGCGCTGATCGAGGGTCTCGAGGCGGGACTTGCCGACATGCGGGCTGGCGATGTCCTCGACCATGACGAAGCGATGCGCCGCGTGCGCGGTGCCATCGCGGCGCGCCCGCACAAGTGA